CAATTTTCATTATCTTCTTGAGTAGTTGAACAAGATGGCTGTGGATTTATGTGTTCTTGTGTTAGGTTATCTGGGGATGGCCTACATGATGCGCAGTCCTGTTGCTTTGTTCCCTGATCGGATAGTTCTGTCTTTCCCGTATCTTGCATAGGTGGGTATACGTATTGTTGACGGTTGATCGAACAAGATGGCTCTAAATGCATGGCATTTTCTGTTGCGATGTCATCTTCCGTCGCCtatgtgttaatatatttattattcgtgGGTAGTATTTTTTCCTGTCGCTTGCCGGATGAGTGTATATGTATGTAAGatgcaaaaaattataatttattgttcaaacTTACAAACTCTATTGATGGCCGACATGGTGAACAAGATGGCtggtttgcataatattttgccGGCTGAGATTCATTACTCTCGATTTCGGGCCTACGTTTAGAATGTTCTTCTGACCTCTCAGTTGTCCATGTCGAAATACTATATTCACCGATAGAACGTGTCTACAGTTTAGGTTTGGACATTGGGTTTATGGAGAAGTCATAGGTTTCAAATACGTTATCAATATCGATTAAAGTGGCAACTGAAGGCTGGAATACATCAGAGTTCGAGTCTACCTTTCACCAGCATCTATTTATGTGGTAGGGTTGGAAATCATTTTCTGTGAATCTATTTGATTTGTTATTTACTCTCAAGGTAGAATCTAGAACCTAAaagaaacattatattatattcaataaaaccaATCAAAATGGTCAAACATACACCAATCAATGTGTCAGGATTTCGTATCCATGCGGCCACGTAAGTAGCTACATCCTGATAAATCGGATCTGATTGGAACAACGCCTGGAAAATACAGCGTACCGTGGCAGCCTGTCGACTCCTTTTCAGTTTTAAAGATGCCgagtatacaataatttgttcACTTGTAACGCAATGCGGAGCtttttatggacattgtcagttttcaatatttttagttttttttatctataaataccaataaaaatttttattttttaaacagaaattaaaaattttgaaatttgatttgaaattttttgaaaaaattcaaaatagccaatttataaaaatattgaaaaaaaaaaatttaacgtttACAGTATTTAATTTGAGTAATCCGTTTGCAACTTAtcatatataacttatatattttttatttttatagttattgacAAATCAAAAACTGAGTATGCAGATTATCAGGACAATTTAccgaatttattttttctgaaaattccATGTccattttgcaaaaaaaaatttatttatgaaaatggtTTGGTACTCcatatacataattatcatattacttctaaatataatattaaaaaaagagtaAGACTATCGGAGGTCAtcaatgcattatattattattattattctgtctaggattatattttaatattcatttatttatataaaatacattttatttgaaaaggATCTTGTAATGACTGTTGCATCTGCAATGGCAGAACTAAATAATCCAACAAACACAACTACCAGCatcactttattttattatgtaaagaGTTATGGTGCTAGAACTGAAGATGctgatacattaaataattttattattgaaaagtcTGGGGCAATCCAGTTCTATGTCAATTCAAAAACCAATGTaagtaacaatttttatattataaaatatttacaattccCTATATACAGGGtgccccttcaatttttttgttaataattaattaaaaaaatatattttttaactttaaactacAATAATCATATACAGGTGCTTTCAAGATATACAGATGTGAACAAGATCAtacaacatataaaaataaaaaaacttgaagaagatattgtacaagaaaatataaataacttggcatctaattttgttaatttaaattttagtagaAAATTAGGCAGACAAAAATTaggaactataaaaaaaaaaacaatagatatATTCAAGAGTcaaacagtaaaaaattattcaaaattcttAATAtcttcaaaacaaataaattatatacaaaaaccatacaatattaaatatacaatgcctcaaaaatttttcaataaaataaaaaagattccgcCTCCTACCCAATTCAACATAACTAATATCCATTATAtcacaacaatacaatatttagacaatttcATATCagaaacaattatttacaattacaaacAACAAATTATAGATGAGTAAGTAAAACAGTGAACATAACTTatgaatataactaataataactaataactaataactaataactaatccTAATATTTCTATTTACAGTATCCAAATTGGTGAAAAAAATCTTCTGAAAGCTgcatacaaacaaaaaaaaaattaatgaaataacatgttattcttaaatttatacatcaaattaaatatcttaGTCATGGCataatggataataataatagaaaaattatgaatttcttaaaattcatatgtaacaataatatattatcacttgACAAATTGTTTTGCCAATTTGTTAATGACCTGGATACTTGGTGGCTGAATCATACAACTGATTTGTCATATGAACTCAcaaggtaaatatttattgactatTCTAACatcactaaaataattaaaataaataatgtaaaatatgaatttaaaaataaatagaattcaTTCATTCATGCATACCATAATCATTAATGTTGATGAAGTTGTTCAACTTTATATCCCGGacagcaataattataatgacgtTTTAATTCTGGCCTGCCtgataaatatgcaaaataaacgCACGGTatgccttaaaaaaaaatatttaaaattcattacatataattatttaaaatttattaatagcattttttttttttttacagttgtcaaatattaattttcatggGCGTAGCGAGTATGGGGCAGGGGTGGGCAAGTGCCCCCCCTGAACTACAAACTAAATTGTATTTCTTATATCACACGTGTAAGTTTTacgttaaaattgaaatattaaatatgatataagtacatgAAGTCTAAAAATAGTTTAGTGGGACCGAGTGATATCTACACGTGtaatcgttttatattttatcgattagTCTATCTAAAGATTAATTGAATTATGAGTTAAACGCTAATCGTTATGTGctttatacattaatatcaaCAGCGATAGTGTCAACAATCAAGTGCAGCAGACAGCAGTACGTGCCGTTCTGTATTCGCGTAagtaacgaatataatatataacgtttatatataacataagaaAGTTTTTTGGTGGTAAGTACATATCttgttttagaattataaatagttacaaagtaaaataaataagtacaaagtcttttacttatataatatatacactatgtATTGTGACCGCCGCCTGCCGCAACTATgatatattaagaggacgctatacccgcatgcgttgtcttcgtcttacaagcaTACAATATAgcgaaaaactgttttgcgcgggacaaaaCCACTCCCttggtatttatagtagaattaccaaaattccacaataCATAGGACACAACTTTTTCTGTGTCATAGcgcatattttatgtttataatttattattaataaattatcaacaacaaacaaatttttaatgcattaagTTTCGAGCCCTGATTATCACTTACATCATTATTTCATAAGTCTTCGTAATTTTTAAGGTCGAGAAAAGAGAAAATTGCCAGAAATAAGTAGTAGCGGAAGTGATGAACACGAAGGAATATATAAAATTCCCAAATCCTCCAACGAACCTTCCACTTCTTATGATCGCAATACCAGAAATGCAGATCCTTCAACTTCTAAAAAGCTTACAAATGAAGAACGTTTTGAAAATGACATAGGTCAATAGGGTGGGACGGTCTAATCATTTAACAACATCTCAAAAAATGGATATCTTGAAACGTTGTTGGACGCCACCAGAAAATTACAACTTTAGTGAGGATGCTATTGCTGTTGGATCAAAGAGAAAATTTAACCATAGTTGGTTACAGGCCTATGCTCCTTGGCTTGCGTATTCGAAAATACTGAAAGGAGCGCTTTGTTTGTACTGTGTTCTGTTTCCACCGAAAAAAGTCCAAGGTGTTTTAGGTTCATTTATCATCAAACCTTTTACACGATACAAAGACATTCACGAGGGCTGTAGAAACCATATTTCCAATAATTGGCACCAAGGAGCAACCGAAGCAGCTAAAAGTTTTATGGAAGaagtacctataagtattaTGATGGTATCCGGACACCAAAAAGTACTAGagattgtattattaatgatgTTAAAAAGGCTGTAGCTTTCAGTATAATGGCAGACGAGACCGCTGATATCTCAGGAACAGAGCAATTGTCTATTGGGATTAGATTTTTTGATGATGAGAAAAGGGCTATCAGAGAAGAATTTTTAGGCTTCATTGAACTACATGCCATGGATGCTGTTAACATAGCTAGTGCAATAGatcattttattcaaaacgAAGGTCTCGATGGAACGAAGCTTGTTGGACAAGGCTATGATGGTTGCGCAACTATGGCAGGGAAAATCAATGGAGTGCAAACAATTTTACGAGAAAAATATCCACATGCTCTATTTTTTCACTGTGCAAGTCATAAATTAAACTTGGTGGTCAATGATTTAAATTGTGTTCCAGAAATACGTAACACAATTTCAACGGTAAAGgatatcataacatttttttcgcgaatctgTTTTACGTAGAAAATGTATCCCGAACATACCAGCATTCTGTGAGACACGATGGTCTCAAAAATATAgaagtatttcaattttcaaagaaaattttgaGATAATTGTACATGCTTtagataaatattgtcaaaagaTGGGAACACTGCAACAAGAAAAGTTGCTTTTCAATTGTATGCTGTagcaaataaaagtatttttataatgagtGTTATCCTCATAGCAAAATACTCTAAATTATTAGAGCCTGTTGTGAATGCTTTACAATCAAAAATCTGGATTTGCTGAAATgctcaaattttataaaaaaaatagtagtcaTAGTGAAAGATCACCGCGAACACGCTGACACAGAAATTCAAGAATTATTAACTGCTGCAAACATAGCAGCTGAGAATATAGGAGCAGAAATTAATCTTCCTAGGATTgttaaacaacaacaacatcgtTCGAATCTTCCAGCGTTAAATTCGGCTGAATTCTGGAAGAGATCATTACTAATTCCATACTTGGATTCATTAATATCCTCATTGGAACGGAGATTTTCTGATGAAAACATACCTGctttttcacttttattattacacCCTTCAAATATGTTAGATATGAACACCAaagaatttaaacttaaaataaatgattttgccAATTATTACCAAATTAAAGACTTGGAAAGTGAAGCAGAATTATGGTACAACATCTGGAAGGAGAAAAAACTGGCTAAAAGCAAACTATCAGACATGGAAATGAGTGAAGTAGTAGAAGAAACAGATATTTTCTTTCCTAAAATAAAACAAGCCTTGCATATTTCTTTAGCTCAGCCATGTACAACTTGCACTATTGAGAGGTCATTCAGTACGTTAAGAAGGGTAAAGACTTGGTTGCGTTCAACGATGACGGAAAACCGTCTGAATGGtaaatcaaaatagtttttttatatcaatgctaattaataattatattaatattaatcatatacaatgtaaattatttcaGGTCTATGCATACTAAGTGTGCATAGAAAGCTGCTAGATGAAAAAAAGGAAGAGATGCAACAGAAAATTCTCAGCAGATTTTGCGAAGACTCTAGACGATTgtcattgttataatttaaaaataatgattaatgaataatatattataaataaatactttaaaaaaaaattgagttttaatgatttaaagttGGCTACAtcactgccccccccccccccctgattGAAATCCTAGCTACGCCCATGTTAATTTTCATGTTCAAATTATAATGTgtgcaattaaatttaatttcatcgaCAAAAAGTCGTTAAAAATACAACTAAAAGAATTAgtgaataaaaactatattatgattgatacacagaacatttataatttgaataatgaaaaaatcatgaacgaaataaataaacatatacataacaatatatatgtcaataaaataatgtcattAAGTCGAGAAAGTTATTACATAACAGCCGCATTTTACAACGTaactttatttcttttattcttATACCAGCAATAATTCATAACTTCAAATTATCTTCTTTATTGTGTATTTGTTTCAGCTGCCATCCATTTTTAaccctacaaacaaaataaaaatccaaaatctAACTAATAAAACTCACATATTCAgcagatttcaaaaaaaatttatattcattaaagATTTCATAAACAGCATACTTCAAACTCATTTCTTAAAATTAACAACTGATACTATTCAAGAAAATTACCTACAATACCCCGTCAGAGTTCGATTCGGTAATCCACTGTTTTGACCACGgttatcaaagaaaaaaaattaaactgttatCCAGAAGATAATAGATAACCATATCCAGCCGTCCGGGACTGACTGTTATAACTTgtcttcttttaaattttaaagttaaaagttattatagtACACGACATGgataaaaaattgtcaaaaagtaaaaactttagTTTTGCTGAGGAAGAGGAACTTATGAATTTAGTCTCGAAACACTGGTCAGTTATTCAGTGCAAGACTACCGCCCATgtgaataatatgtaagtttcttttgtttctttataatatttaagaattatcTTGTTATTTTTACTTACTGGTCCAAATATTACATTACAGGAAAAAGAAGGAACACTGGGCAAAAATTGAATCTGAGTTCAACGCAGTTATTCCGGATCAATTTAGACCAGCAAGTGTGTTGaaatacaagtttaaaatatatgtagacGAGCTCAGAAAAAAAAAGGGCAAAATGGAAAGCAACTTACAAGTACTGGTGGTGGTAAAGCTGTTTTGGCAGAATATGCTTCCGCTGATGAACGTGTATTGGCTCTTATTGGTAAAAGAGCATCAGGATTGACTTCCAACTGGTGTGATGATGCAGGtaataaatacttagatttaaaaaaggcagaataatattaaaattaaaacattgctTAGCTTggttacttaaaaaatttatcataaaattaaacattataatataataatgattctgATAATGAACTATGCTCTCATTCTTATAAATgccttacctatatatattcatattaaaaatattttactaatattttaactttgagGGTAGTGTCTGATAGCAAATTGAATATAGCTGCTACTTCTAATTAGTCAAagtgaaaaatgtatcaatgtattttatgatattcaTTTTAGTTTCAAACACTGATCAAAATGAAATAGATGGAGTAGATGATGAATATCAAGTAGAAGTAGTGAGGTATGGTGATGATTTGTTACTAGACAGCACATTCCAAGAGCCAACTTCAGATAACATAAATCAAAATGAGTTGACTGAACCAGGTAAagatttattctatattttgtgtatatttttactatacatttgtatacaactagcttattacatttttaattcactaCTTTTGTCAGAAACATCTTGGGCAAAATATACCCCTGGAATGCTAAGGCAGCCAAAATCCACTCCATTATCTTTTGCAAGAACATCTCACAAAGACGACGTTGATTTTTCTGAATCaggtaattattgaaaaatgtgttcatgtaattttaaatttatctcatTGTTCAAATCAACTGTATGAATTATTAATGATCTTAGGCCCGACAAAGAGAAAGAGGCTGTTTCAAGACAAGTTGTCAAAATGGGCTCAAGAAAAAGCTTCATTAACTGAACAGGAATCAAACTTGCAAAGCGAAGAGGCAGAATTTAAAAGAGAAGTATGGAGGCTGAAATTAAGTCGAGAAAAGGAATTATTACAAGAAGTAAAAGATAGgataaaatttcaattagaaAACATGCATCAGAAATGGAACTACTTGTATTGCAAAaatcaagtataaaattaaaatgcagtGATTTGTAGTGGACTTTTTGATTGttttgcacatattattattcagtacttattagttgttaaattatattgttattgttattactagtTACATAtcagtacctacatttataattttactatttttcttcCACTAaggaatttgtattatttatcaaatgaagcaaaataaattaaccaacatatctaaataatataatatttttttttttatataataatttcctttatttctaatttaaaatgtacaagttaaaaaagttttaaaaaggAGCTGGTGGTGCCGAGACTTGCTAGggaactaataataaaataaaaaaaaaaaaaaatatataaataattcagtatttatatatagcTAGTTCCATACAATTCCAGattgtacagattgtatatattattgtgtaaaataaaaaaaaaaatgtacaagtagataaatatataaggAGGAAACTAGCATTGCTTTTCACTGaggttttatatacaattttatttttattttgttcaatctGGTCacaataaagtattaaaataattcaaaaagcGGTTTCTATGTATTGATTGATTTCTTCCTTGGTCGTTTATATCATGAGATTGATCAAATAATGTTAGTGCAATTAAATGTTCTTGTTCTTCAGTAACTCTAGGCTCATCATCTCCAAACTGACGAGCAATGTTGTGCAATACTGATGTGGCCACTATAATGGATTGTACTGTATCCAAGTTTCTTACATTTATTCCTAAACTCAATATTGGAAATCGTCTCTTCCAGACACCATAAGATCTTTCTATTGGATTTCGAGTACGAATCTGTGACtcattaaaagtattttcaatgttTGTAATTGGATTTAACATGGGTGTAATCATATAAGACTGCATTGGGTAACCACTGTCAGCCACTAAAACACAATCTTTGAACTCTCTATTATCAAAGCGTTGTTTAATAGCAGAGTTCCAAAATATGTTCGTATCATGACTACACTACCTGGCCATCTAGCaactatgttttgtattatcaaTTTTGAATCGCAAATAGTTTGTACGTTTAGAGAGAAAAATTGTTTCCTGTTCCGAAAAATTTCTGCATCATCACCACCTGGAGAtctaatttttatatgaatacaaTCTATCGCTCCAATACATGATGGGAATTTTGCAATATTGAAGAAATACTGCTTAACTTTACGTATTTCATCATCAGTTGTTGGAAAATGAATGAAATCCGGTCTAAGTGCTGCTATGGTCTTTGAcacttctattataattttaccacCAGTAGTTTTATGAATTCCAGCAAAATCTGCACAAGTTGCTATGAAGGAACCAGTTGCATAATACCTCAACGTCATCAACAGTTTTTGACTAGGTGTTACTGCAttatttctgtaaaatattaattaatacaataaactacactttattaattttttatttatattacgatGCATATAACATTACCTATATGCATAGGAGAAACTAAGGGGGCTAAACCCCTccatctacggtaatttgtgtaggtagtgtaaaaaaaattactagactacactatttattttttaatttatattataatgcatataaaattacctatttttggcatattaaatgcaatattgtatttattatgcatCAATATAAGtgttcaacttttttaaatgCACAATTAGGATGTACAATTTTaggtttgatttaaattataagaaatcttTATTCATAATTTGCAGATTACggataactattttaaattgtaggaactacaaattaaacaaatacaatatcaaataactgaacaaaaaaatcttttaatacaCACTTACCTACTGGTTTGTGATGTGATTTTTGGTTCTATTATACGTAGGAGAAACTTTACAGTATCTTTGTTCAAACGAAACCTGTTCAAAAACTCATCATCTCTCCATACTTTAAAATGATCAGGTCGTTTGCGAATAATTTTATCACGTCTAGGGAAAGCCACAAGTTCCGCCAAATGATCAAAATCATCGATTGCTTCATCACTTTCGTCGGTGTCTGAATAGTCGTCAATATCCATATAGTCTAGTGCGTCCATAtcgtaaaaatagtaatatgtaaaaaaatatattattatacaataaaatatatatcaaattgTTGGTGTAATcgaaaatcaaaatcgaaattaaaatataataatattgttcacaaTAAAATTTAGATTGTTGTAGTCTAttgaagaataataaaattaataatgataaatgataatgatatcaaaataataacaaaaacataaaaatttaacgGCCAATCAGATGCTTTAACGGTACATCACATTTTGTAACCAGCCGATTTCGTCTGGTAAGCGTAACCGGTAGCTGACGGTCAATAATAGAGTGGACATGAGTTTGTAATACTAGTTATTTCATCTTACGGACAGTTAAACACTGATCGGAGTGTAACCCATGATTGTAATACTGGCCCTTAATGGGTTAGGTATGGCAAAGATAAACAAATCCGAAAAAATCACAGAAGAAGAAGTAATCAaagttttttcttcaaaatctcatcgaagtttattattattagattggtcaaaatcaagttaaatttaaatttatttataataaaataaaaatgtgaactgttattgttaattgttgattgtgttttttaatatttagggtTTGGCCCACCCCCCCATTTTAAAATCCTAGCTACGCCTCTGTAC
This genomic window from Metopolophium dirhodum isolate CAU chromosome 1, ASM1992520v1, whole genome shotgun sequence contains:
- the LOC132943326 gene encoding uncharacterized protein LOC132943326 produces the protein MNFLKFICNNNILSLDKLFCQFVNDLDTWWLNHTTDLSYELTRIHSFMHTIIINVDEVVQLYIPDSNNYNDVLILACLINMQNKRTVSHVNFHVQIIMCAIKFNFIDKKSLKIQLKELVNKNYIMIDTQNIYNLNNEKIMNEINKHIHNNIYVNKIMSLSRESYYITAAFYNLPSIFNPTNKIKIQNLTNKTHIFSRFQKKFIFIKDFINSILQTHFLKLTTDTIQENYLQYPVRVRFGNPLF